The following proteins are encoded in a genomic region of Parus major isolate Abel chromosome 18, Parus_major1.1, whole genome shotgun sequence:
- the GALK1 gene encoding galactokinase, giving the protein MAEPVGPGSSPLLAAACRAHQAAFGGAAVLAAWAPGRVNLIGEHTDYNGGFVLPMALQLGTVLVGSPTQDGTISIITTSAEADEPHRVQFPAPGPGNSLSPGLPRWANYVKGVIQHYRGGPVPGFSAVMASDIPLGGGLSSSAALEVATYTFLQQLCPDDGDLVAKALACQKAEHSFAGMPCGIMDQFISVMGKEGHALLIDCRSLETVLVPLSDASLAVLITNSQVRHTLSGSEYPTRRRQCEEAAAALGKASLRDATLAELEEARSRLGDEVFRRARHVIGEIARTAQAAQALQHRDYRTFGRLMVESHNSLRDDYEVSCPELDELVAAALEVDGVYGSRMTGGGFGGCTVTLLEAGAAERAQQHIQEKYSGTATFYLTKPSDGAKALAL; this is encoded by the exons ATGGCGGAGCCGGTGGGTCCCGGTTCGTCCCCGCTGCTGGCGGCCGCTTGCCGGGCGCACCAAGCGGCTTTCGGGGGTGCGGCGGTGCTGGCAGCGTGGGCCCCCGGCCGGGTCAACCTCATCGGAGAGCACACCGACTACAACGGCGGCTTCGTGCTGCCCATG GCCCTGCAGCTGGGGACGGTGCTGGTGGGATCCCCCACGCAGGACGGGACCATCTCCATCATCACCACCTCGGCAGAGGCGGACGAGCCCCACAGGGTGCAGTTCCCGGCTCCCGGTCCCGGCAACTCCCTGAGCCCGGGGCTGCCTCGATGGGCCAACTACGTCAAGGGGGTCATCCAGCACTACCGGG gtgGTCCCGTGCCAGGCTTCAGCGCTGTCATGGCCAGTGATATCCCCCTGGGCGGGGGCCTCTCCAGCTCGGCTGCTCTGGAGGTGGCTACGTACaccttcctccagcagctctgccctg aTGATGGGGATTTGGTAGCCAAGGCTCTGGCCTGCCAGAAGGCAGAGCACTCGTTTGCTGGGATGCCCTGCGGGATCATGGACCAGTTCATATCCGTGATGGGCAAGGAAGGCCACGCACTGCTCATCGACTGCAG gtCCCTGGAGACCGTCCTTGTCCCCCTGAGCGATGCCAGCCTGGCCGTGCTCATCACCAACTCCCAGGTGCGGCACACGCTGTCGGGCAGCGAGTACCCAACGCGCCGGCGGCAGTGCGAGGAGGCAGCGGCGGCGCTCGGCAAGGCCAGCCTGAGGGATGCCACCCTGGCCGAGCTGGAAG AGGCCAGGAGCCGGCTGGGGGACGAGGTGTTCCGGCGGGCCAGGCACGTCATCGGCGAGATAGCCCGGACAGCgcaggcagcacaggcactgcagcacagggacTACAGAACGTTCGGGAGGCTGATGGTGGAGAGCCACAACTCCCTCAG ggatGACTATGAAGtgagctgcccagagctggacgagctggtggcagcagccctggaagTCGATGGGGTTTATGGCAGCAGGATGACCGGGGGAGGCTTTGGAGGCTGCACGGTGACGCTGCtggaagctggggctgcagagagagcccagcagcacatccag gagaaataCAGTGGCACAGCCACCTTCTACCTCACCAAGCCCTCAGATGGTGCAAAGGCCCTGGCCCTGTAG
- the LOC107212613 gene encoding histone H3.3A: MARTKQTARKSTGGKAPRKQLATKAARKSAPSTGGVKKPHRYRPGTVALREIRRYQKSTELLIRKLPFQRLVREIAQDFKTDLRFQSAAIGALQEASEAYLVGLFEDTNLCAIHAKRVTIMPKDIQLARRIRGERA, encoded by the exons ATGGCCCGTACAAAGCAGACCGCCCGCAAGTCCACTGGGGGGAAGGCGCCGCGCAAGCAGCTGGCCACGAAGGCGGCCCGGAAAAGCGCCCCCTCTACCGGCGGCGTCAAGAAGCCTCACCGCTACAG GCCGGGAACCGTCGCGCTCCGTGAGATCCGTCGTTATCAGAAATccacggagctgctgatccGCAAGCTGCCCTTCCAGCGGCTGGTCAGGGAAATCGCCCAAGATTTCAAAACAGACTTGAGGTTCCAGAGTGCGGCCATCGGTGCGCTGCAG GAGGCCAGCGAGGCTTATCTGGTGGGTCTGTTTGAAGACACAAACCTGTGTGCCATCCATGCCAAGAGAGTCACCATCATGCCCAAAGATATCCAATTGGCTCGCAGGATACGGGGAGAGAGAGCTTAA